The following is a genomic window from Amycolatopsis australiensis.
CAGCACCGGGACGTTCGCCCGCAGCAGGCCGGCGCGCAGGCCGGCGGCGAGCGACTGGCCCATCGTCAGCGGCTTCTGCCCGGCCAGCGCGGCGGCCGTGCCGCGGGCGAGGCATTCGGCGGCGACCGCGGCGCCCTTCGCGTTCACCGCGGCGAGGTTCAGCCACTTGTAGTCGGCGCTGAACACCACGAGCCCGGGCGGCGTCGCGAGGTAGGGCGGGTTCAGGTTGGCCAGCTCGGCGCCGAGGACGGTGCCGTCCAGCTGGTCCGGCTCGATCGAGCGGCCGTTCGGCAGCCCGCCCGGCAGTTCCGGGTAGTAGTCGCTGTAGCCCGCCATCCAGCGGAACCGCAGCGGGCTGTTCGCCATGACGAAGGCGATCATCTCCGGGCCGTTGCGCAGGAACGCCTCCTGGCGCGCGGCCGGCACGTCCGGCCCCACGACGGCGGCGAGGTACTGCGCGGCCTTCGCCGGCGTGTCCGGTACGCCCGCGGCGAGCAGCACCGGGTTGTTCGGGATCCAGATGCCGGCGCCGGAGCGGGCCGCGGAGCCGCCGAACGTCGGCGCCTTCTCGAGCACGACGACGCTCAGCCCGCGCTTGGCCGCCGTCAGCGCCGCGGTCATGCCCGCCGCGCCGGACCCGGCCACGACGACGTCGTACTCGCCTGCCGGTGGCGCGGCGGAAGCGGGCGTCGCGAGCCCGGACGTCACGGCGAGGCCCACGCCCGCCGCGGTGCCGCGCAGGATCTGGCGGCGGGTCAGGTCGGCATCCATGGCGCACTCCTCGCTCGCGGAACGGCGAAGGTCATGGTGTCGGGACACCCGCAGAACTGGAACGTGTTCTACCCGCATGGAGCAGCCCCCGGCGTCCGGATTCCGCCGGTGGCCTCAACACATGGCGACATTTGCGCGACAAGTTGACTACGTCCTCAATTTACGGGATAACTTGAGGGTCAACTCAACTTCGTTTCGAGGAGGTTCCCTTGCCGAAGGTGATCGCCGTCCTGGGGGTCGGCCCGGGACTCGGCCTGTCGATCGCCCGCCGCTTCGGCCACGAAGGCTTCACGACGGCGCTGGTCTCACGCACGGACACGCGGCACGCGGACTACCGGTCGTCGCTGACCGGCGTCACGACCCACACGTACGCGGCCGACGTGACGGACGAAGCCCAGCTCACGGCCGTCCTGGCGCGGATAACGGCGGAAGCGGGCGAGATCGACACCGTCTACTTCGGACCGGCGGACGCGTCCGGGCCGGGCATCACGCCGCTCACCGAAGCGGGCGCGGACGCGGTGCGCGGCCCGTTCGAGTCGATCGTGGTCCCGGCGGCGAGACTGGTGGAGAAGGTGCTGCCGGGCATGCTGAAGCGCGGCTCGGGCGCCCTGCTCTTCGCGGGCGGGTTGAGCGGCAAGTACCCGATGCCGATGCTCGGCACCCTCGCCCCGGCATCGGCGGCGCTGCGCATGTACGTGCTGACGCTGCACGCGGCACTGCGCGAACGGGGCGTCTACGCGGGCACGTTGACGATCGGCGGCCTCATCGACCGCGGCGACATCCACCGCGTGTTCACGGCGCGGGACCACGGGTTCACGCCGGGAGTGCTGAACCCCGACGACATCGCGGAGAAGGCGTGGGAGATGTACGTCGAGCGGAGGGAGGCGGAAGCGGAGTTCACCGCGATCGCGGCCGTCTAGCCTGGGGATCATGTTCACCCCGGACGAGCGGAACCGGCTCCGCGTAGCACTGATCGAGGCGGCCCGGTCAGACGGGCGCGTCAGCGGCGCCGCCCTCACCGGCTCGGCCGCGGTCGACGCCGAAGACGCGTGGTCGGACATCGACCTCGCCTTCGCCGTCAGCGGCGAGCCGGGGCCGGTGCTCGCGGACTTCACCGAGCGGATGTACCGCGAGCACGATGCCGTGCACCACATGGACGTCGTCTTCGAGCGGACCGTCTTCCGGGTGTTCCTGCTGGCGAACACGCTGCAGGTCGACCTGGCGTTCTGGCCGGCCGCCGGCTTCGGCGCGACGACCCCGAAGTTCCGGCTGCTCTTCGGCACCGCGAACGACCGGGAGCCTGCCCCGCCACCGGACCCGCGGCGCCTGGCGGACCTGGCCTGGCTGCACAGCCTCCACGCGCGGTCGAGCATCGCGCGCGGCCGGCGCTGGCAGGCCGA
Proteins encoded in this region:
- a CDS encoding SDR family NAD(P)-dependent oxidoreductase; translation: MIAVLGVGPGLGLSIARRFGHEGFTTALVSRTDTRHADYRSSLTGVTTHTYAADVTDEAQLTAVLARITAEAGEIDTVYFGPADASGPGITPLTEAGADAVRGPFESIVVPAARLVEKVLPGMLKRGSGALLFAGGLSGKYPMPMLGTLAPASAALRMYVLTLHAALRERGVYAGTLTIGGLIDRGDIHRVFTARDHGFTPGVLNPDDIAEKAWEMYVERREAEAEFTAIAAV